In the genome of Leptospiraceae bacterium, the window TACAGTTCAATTTGATTTACGAACTAAGTCCTCAATTCTTTCAGGTTTAGAGATACTTATGAAAACACATAAATTGAATATTGATGTACTTATTAACAACGCTTCTGAAACACCAAAGAAAAAAATTCTCACGGAAGAAGGTTTAGAATGCCAATTTGCTGTCAACATTCTTGGATATCATAGGATGATTCAATACCTTCAAAAATATATGCCTCCGGGTAGTCGTATTATAAATGTAGC includes:
- a CDS encoding SDR family oxidoreductase produces the protein MKYVLITGATGTIGKAICEILIKKQFTIIAHGRNPQKLKALKEHLEKTYSSQVITVQFDLRTKSSILSGLEILMKTHKLNIDVLINNASETPKKKILTEEGLECQFAVNILGYHRMIQYLQKYMPPGSRIINVA